Genomic DNA from Lagenorhynchus albirostris chromosome 9, mLagAlb1.1, whole genome shotgun sequence:
CGCCGACCACAATCAGCACCAGCATGATGCTCCCCACCACGCCCCCAATGATGGCCGTGGGCACCGGCCCAGCGCGACGCCCGTGTTCGGGAGGAGACGGGGTGTAGGGGAACTCTGGGTGAGGAAGAGAGACGGAGGGGGACATAGTCAGTGTCTGCTCCTGGGGAGTCAGCAAGGGTGGCAGGGGAGGGAAAGCCAGGAAGTGGGCCCAAGGCCAGCTCCAGTTCCAAAGGCCCCCCCCCCCAGGACCCCACCCATCCAGGAGCCCAACACGCTGCAGCGTGGGTAGCTGGGGccagggagaggcagagacagcTTCGTAGCCCCAGAGCCCCCATGCTGACTTCCTCCTTGGATGTGGAGCCAGCCCACCCATGACCCAGGGTCCAGTAGACGCCAGTCACGGCCATGACACCCCGTGAAGTAAGTATGCTATGAATTTCCCTCCGGCACACGAAGAGACGGGGCTTAGAGAAGTCAAATAACTTGTCCGAGGCCATCAGCCAATGACGCGTCGTTGATTCTCTTGCACCGAAAGCCTGTGCAAACGTCACTGCGCCCCAGCACCACACCTGGGCTTCTGAGACTCGGAGCCTGGAGCAGACCGGGTGCCCCACGCCTGATTCCATCTGCTCCGAGGTGCTGGCCCCGCAGATGCCCCGTGAGTGCCAGACGCCCGGGCCGTGGTTCTTGGCTGCAGTCTGGCCctgcagggcagggtgggggccaGGGTGTAGCCAAGCTGGGCTATGAGCATAAGACGCTCAGCGTGGCTGTGCAGAAAGGGAGCATGGGAGTACGTCAGCAGCAAAGATGACAAATACACACGAGCGAGCACGCGTGCCGGCATACACCCTTGTTGTCACGACCGGCCCACACACGTGCTGATGTGATGAACGTGTGTGTACAAATATGTACACACTGAGGACAGAGCAGAAGCAAAAAGGCAGAAAaggtgaaaagagaaaggaagtgggtgggcagggagagaagGCTGGGCCGGTGTCTGTCTGCCAGTGGGGTCGGGCCAGAGGCCGAAGGGGTCCCCAGGTGAGGCTGAGGGAGGCGGTTCCCAGCACCACCACAGGGTGGCACCGGAGACCACGGCTGGCCTTGGACACGAGGAGCCGGTGGGCAGGTCCAGGGCAGGCCTGGAGGGCTGACCTCGGCTGCTCTCAGCCCTCCTCTCTTCAGGCCAAGGGAGGCGGTCAATCTGGGCATATGTTCTGGCCTTTGGGAATCTGTTTCTGCCAGCTCACCCCCCGATTCAGCATCACTCACTCCGTGGGAATCCTGGTCCTCCTATGAGACCAGTCCCTCCTCCCAGAGGTGGAGCCGGTCTGGTGTGTGAGCCTGTGGGGTGCTGTCTGCAGCGGGAGCAGGGCAAGGATTctagaagagaagaggaagggcatTCCACGAGTTCGGGCTGGAAGGGCTAATGAAAACACGGGGGCCGAAGAAGGGAGGCGACTTGCCTGCGTCACACGGCTGAGCTGGGACCACCCAGAGGCGCCTGCTCGGGCCTCTCCACGGGCGGGACTTGGCAGAGAGAAGCACGACCACTGAGGACTCAGCTTCCCACTGTCACCACTGTGTCCTCAGTGCAGGTCACCGAGTGGCcgcccaataaatatttagtgaatatTCGTCCTCACCGCCCACTTCCAGAACAGTCTCCCTGAACCTCAAGCGTCTTCTCCTGGTTCACCAGGTCCCATCTGTTTACCGCCCTGAAAAGGGCTGCACACTTGCTTCCCGCGAGGTGGGAGATGTTGCCACAAGAAATGCCCAAGAGGCAGCTGGCGGGAACGTAGCCACCTCTGTACGTTCAACCTGCCAGCTCCCTCTTCAGTTCTTACCCCGTACCTGTGTGCTCTCTCCTCTCGCCACCTGCCTCATCATcgctccatccacccacccacccatccactcagCAAACATGTACCGAGCATCTATTTCGCTAGTCACAGGATACAAGGAACTCACAGCCCAGCTGAGGAACCAGATGACACTCTTAGGCAAAGCAGCATGTGGACATCAAGGGCGCTGGCCGATAAGGGCTTCAGGAGTGCAGTGCAGGAAAGTCCTGCGGCCTGGAGTTTgaaaaggcttcttggaggaaggaAGACTTAGGCCAAGCCTTGAAGGATGACTAGGACTTGGAGAGGCCAGCGGAATAAGAAAGGCATCAGGTGGAGGAACCTGCCCTTCCTCTCTGACATGTTTCCTTTGCCTTCCAATACATACAAGGAGTCCTTGaccttcagctttctttttggAGCCTTCTGTCTGCAGACTGCACTGCTGGgccttctctctgctccagccGCCTGGCTGGGGGCTCCATCCTTGGACCTTACCCTCTGCTTTCTGTCCTAGGGACAGACCTGGCCTCAGTATCATGAGTTCCCTTGATCCTGCTGGCTCTCCAAACCATCTCGGGTAGCTAGCTCTCCCCCAACTCTGGGGCTTTATCTCCAAAGGCCTCTGGGACAGCAGTTCCCAAGCTGTGGCCATGGAACCTCAAGCCATTGGCTCAGAGGGCTGGCAAAAATACTGGGGTCAAACGCTTCGGGAAATGTCTGTGGAGACAGAGCATCGGAGCCCTTTCATCTTCTCATGCACACTGTGGACTGTAAGAGGAACACAAAGAGTTTCCCAGCCTACTGGAACACAAACCCCAGCCTCCTGACTCAAAGACCATTCACAGGAGAAGTATTTGGGGACACACTTTGAACACTCTTCTATCTAGCACAACCTCACTTGGAATTCTCTCCACCCACTCAAGGCCCATCCTTCCCAACATGGTTCACCGTCTTCCCTCCAAACCCACTCCATTCAGCACCACAGCTCCACCATCATTTGTCTGCTCTTCCAGTTTAGAATCTTATTGACCTTTGActcttccttctccatctcctggGTCAAAATCTGCCCCCAAATCTTGTTGGCTCTTCCTGTTCAATAGCTTCTCACTTGACACCAGGTTTTACTTTTACAGCAGATCCGTGAATCTCCCACCTTCATTTGGTCTCTGCCCCGCCTTTAGTCACTCCATCCACAGTCACCAGGTTAATTTTCACTGTGTAGACACTACCATTCCCTTTCTCAAAAGACTAGCAATGACTTCCCCATTGCCTGTTGGACCACGTCAGTCTGGTCTTCAAAGCTTCCATCACGCAACTTGATCTTGGGTCTGGCCAACTCACCGTTCTTGCTGTCCAagtagattcttttcctttaaatttatttatttattttgggctgtgttgggtctccgtttctgtgcgagggcttcctctagttgcggcgagcgggggccactcttcatcgcggtgcgcgggcctctcactatcgcggcctctcttgttgcggagaacaggctccagatgcgcaggctcagtagttgtggctcacgggcctagttgctctgcggcatgtgggatcttcccagaccagggctcgaacccgtgtcccctgcattggcaggcggattctcaaccactgcgccaccagggaagcccccaagtagATTCTGTACTGCAgacctttgctcatgctgtttcCCCTGCCAGGAATGCCCTTCCTCATCTCCTTCTGTCTATTTCAGTGCTTCGGTTCCCTTCTTTGTGCAGCCTTCTCTTCTCCAGCTcacacttctctttctctttagaaTGTTTACATACCAGTGGTCTGCAGCTTTCCTTCTGGTATAAACAATAGCTTACTCCATTTCGTTAATCATATACTGACATATTACAGTAAGGCCTGATAGAACAACCCACAGTAAATGCAAATTAGGATCTACCATGATTGGCTCTGgtccttctgccagttttcaAGCGGCTAAAGTTCTTTTCTTCTGCAGGAACAGGGAGAGGGGTTGAGGAAGTGGCAGTGTCATGATAATTTGGGACCGACTCAATTCAATGTGTTCCCATTGTGTACAATATTAGTTCAACTATATTTACTTTTATGCCTTCAGTAGCAACAGAGACCCAAGGAGAAGTAAATCCCTCCTACATTTCACTTGACTAGACTGAATTTTTTGGGCCCCACTAATCACAGCATGGTAGAGTTTACTGTATTGCCTGTTTCACACAAGTGGCTGCTGTCCCAACTAGTCTGTAAATTCGAATTCAAAGTAAATCTCGAACCTGACCTCTCCTCACCATCTCCATCACTACTACTCTGATCCCAGCCactatcatctctcacctggatggTTGCAGTAGCTGCCTAACTGGCTTCCCCAATTCCACTCCTTCCCGGTACAGGCTCTTCTCAGCATGGCAGCCACAAAGATCCCGTTAAACCTGAGCTGAAAATGCTCTGCATGATCTGTGCCTCTACCTTCATCTCGTGCTTTCCTCCCAGctccctcagggcctttgcactggcggCTCTGCACCCTGGAAAGCTCCTCCCCCCGGTGTCCCATGCTCACTGCCTCAACGCCTTCGGGGCTTGGCTCCAACTTCTCACGGGGGTCACCTTCTCGCCAAGGCCTCCCCTGACTACCTTATGGAAAATCACAGCTCACGAACTCCCGCCCCCAGCACTGTGAACCCCTcaccctgcttttcttttttcctgatcaCCTTCAAAATGACCACGTGACTTTTCAAACGTACTTTATCTGCTCTTTGTTGTCTGCCCTCCTGTGCTAAAGCGTAAGCTCCACGGGGACAGGGACTTTGGCTCATTGACGTAGCCCCCGCCCCCTGGACGGCCTGGCACGTGGTCGGAGTTCAAGAACATTTGGTGAATGAATTCTACAAAGGCAAGGCCATGTCTCAGAGGGGAGCCTCTGGGTCTCTTTCCTCTCTAGGGCCTTCTGTTTACCTTTTCCCCACCTGAGTCCTAAGTATGTTTACTCTTCCCTGGAGATTTCTGGGACCAAAGGGAACCCTGGTTATTTTGCCTACTTTAGGGCCAGCCTGCCTAGAGGCAGAAGACCGGTTAAGGTGACCTTCCAGCAACGCAGACTTGTGTGGAGATGCCAAGCGAGGGTGCAGAAGGAGTGCACGTGGGGACCTAACTCATTTGTAAGCAGAGGTGGCTGTCTGGTGTGGAACGGAGCGCCCTCCCCTTCCACCCCTCCAGCTGTCACATTCAGCCAGTAGCTCCGTCTTTGTGCCGGTCGCAGAGCCTCAAAGCCGCAGCTGGTGGGAGAGAAGAGCTGGGCCGTGGGGTCATCTGCGCTTCCTGGTGGGGGACCGGCCGGCTCCCCTCGCTTCCTCTTACGAAGGGGGCAGCCCAGCCCCATTGCTGAAGGCTTGCAGCCTCCCCTCGGGGATGGCAGGCTGGCTGGGCCCCTGGGGCCGTGGAGGCTCCGCATTCCTCTGGGGCCGGGGGTCTCCTGACTGAGGTGGGTGGGCTAGTACGGGGGCTCTGGATGGATGGGAGGTGGAgcgagggttagggtttaggctgGTTCCAGGATCCAGAGGAGGTTTGGGGTCAAAGAGAATGTTCGGGCTTCTCAAACCCACGCCTGCTGCTtccgcgggcgggcgggcgggcgggcggtgCTCTGGTACCAGAAGCCCAGGCCGGGAAGCTGTGAGAACTACACCTCCCAGTGTGCAGTGCTGCGGGCCCAGGGAGGGGGGAAGGCCTGAGGCCAAGCTCTGGGAAGCCCTTCTCCTGCTCCTGCAGCTGCAGCAGCCGTGCGCTGCGCAGGCCAGTGGGCAGGGCCTCATCGCGGTGGAGGGGAACTGAATCCTCCCAGGGGTGTGGACGCAGCTGCCTCCCCACAGGCTCCTCAGTGCGGCCACGGGCGGCCCGGAGGCGGCCACATCTGCCCACAGCACAGCTGCGGGCCCCTTCTGCACACTCAGCACGCAGACATCGCTCGCCTGCTCGCCTGTGCACGTTGACACGCTCAGAGGCACACGCCCACACGCACGCCCGGGCACGCACGCTCGCAGGCTCACACAGCCCTCCCTTCTAGATGGACCTCCAAGCCCCACCAGCCCTTGGTCTGAAGGACTCCCGGCCTAAAGCGCAGACCCTGTTGCCTTCACCCCCGGTGGCTGAGCCGGCTCAGCGCTGGAGATGGAAACTGGGGACACCCTGCACCCCGGTGGCCTTCCTGCCTGGCTCCTGGGAGTGCCCTGGACACTCTTCTCTGGACAAACCCAGTCCCAGGGGCAGATGCTGCCTTCTTTGGCCTCTTTCGTCTGGTCAAGGCCATATCCTCGCAGCCCTCCCCTTCCTCAGTGTTGCCCCCAGAGGGAGGACGGAGGGGAGCTCACAGGTTTGTTTTGTGACTAGGGGCCAACCCCATGAAACCGCCCCTGGGAAATGGGCTTCTCTGCGGGCCCGGGCCCCGTGAAGTGTATCTGCAAATTCCGGTGGGTTTGTCTCTTCTGCTGTCAGTCGCACGGCCACAGCCTGGACCTGTCGTTTCCCTCTAGAAGAACACTCCTTGTACATACAGCCCCTTACTGGTCCCCCAGGTGCTATCCACACAGCCTCCCAGGCGCTCAGTCTCGACCACCCTCCTTGCCACGCTGCTGCTTTCGGAAGGCGCCCGTGGCCAACAGAGAGGAAGCTCTGCTCCTTCTGTTCCTGCCCCCTCGGCCCCAGCCACTCTCCTCCCACACACTTCCTCCATCGCCGCGGCTCACCCACCACTCATCCTTCGAGGAACAACTCAAAGGCCACCTCCTCCGGGATCTGCGATCCCAAGGAGCCTGTGCCAAAGTGTGTCTGTGCAGGTGTGCCCTGCACACACGTGTGTCTCTGGCACGCACCCTGCTGCACGccttcctctgctctgctcttCATTTCTCTCACCAGATGCGCCCAGGGCAAAGCTATTACCTGTACGACGGccagaatgaaaaattaaatttccacTTATCCATCTCGTTCATGCATTCCCTCCAGACCAGCGGGGCTTGGAGCACAGGGCACGGCTGTGCCCCCCGGAGACCAGCCAATGCAGGAGGAAGGCTGGTGGGGTCGGCGGCTGCCCGTGAGTACGAGAGTGAACAGAGCGAACAGCTCTGAAAAGGTTCAGGCCGCCTGGCTGAGTCTTCCTGAGGGGGCTGAGAGACCTTCCCTCGGGACGGCCAGTGAAACAGCTCCTGGGCCCATCGATGATTCAGGGAGCATCACACTTCCCTGGCTCCTGCCTAACTGGGCTGTCAACGACAGAGTCCCCTTACGCAAGGCCCTTCTCACCACCCATGTGTGTGGCTTTGGTGACCACCCCCATCCCGCTCTGTATCTGGGGAGCACGCGAGGACACGCTGCATGCCTCTTCCAGCTGGAGCCCTGCGCGGCCCCGGCCCACCTTCCCCGCAAGGCCACCTAGGCCTGACCACAGATCCCACTGAGGGCGCCACTGGAGCAAACACGCCCAAGGAGCTGGCTCACCTCCACGCTGGTTTCCctaccttcctttcctctcttttcccagcctgggcctgggaagttgctccctttccttcctccctgctcctGGACCTGCTGTGGCTGCCTGCTGAGCAGTCCTGCGCTCACGGTGGTCTTGCATTCTCCTGGGCTTTGGGAGAAGGGAGGCCCTGACTTTCCTGTCCCGGACCTGCCTCTGGGGTAGGGCAGTACCACTTAGCCCCGTAAGCTTAGTGGGCCTCTGGCCGGTCCGCTCATGCTGGGCAGTGGGATCAATGGGAGGTCATTGCTCCAGGGTTTCTTGGCCTCCGCTCCTGATTTCCCAATCAGCAGTTTCCCCAGAGAGCCTGAGTGGTGGAGGGGGATGCGGTGGTGGCGTTGGTGCTCCACTGCTGGGTGAAGGTATTCCCATGTAGGAAGTCCATGCTGTGTGCTAGGCCGTGGTATACGGACTTGGTGTGATCAAAAGAAGCCTGAGATAAGTATGATGATCTCTGTATTACAGActaggaagctgaggctcagaggggtgaaggccacacagccaggaagagcCAGTATGTGAACACATTCAGGCCAAGTCTGTGCTGTCCGTCACATGACCCCCATCCCCCCAGGTGGTCACGCTCCCTTATGACACTGTTCACCCTCATGTGCCATATGGCCAGAGCTCAGGCGCCTAGGAGGCTCTTACGGAGCTTTGCTCAGACTTTCTCCAGGGGGCGAGAAGTGTGTGACACTGGCCTTACCATCCTTGCCAACTTACGGGAACGCCCAGACCCtagagtgggggaggggctgtcTCAGCTTTCCCCAGGCTCCAcctctgacatttcttttttttagaggGGGGCgttaagtagaaaagaatagctctatcgctttgccaggcaaagggggacacagcgggctCATGCCTTGAAAACTGTGTGTTCCCTCTGACATTTCTACCACCTTAGCCAGTCCGAGAGCCCAGAGCagggagttgaagaaaagagcaagTGACAAGTGACTCCATCTCCTTCCAACCCTGGTGACAGAGGTGACAGAACAGCCCCGAGGACAGGTGGGTGCAGCCCTCGGACAGCTTCGGGCTGTTTTATCAGCAGCTGTGCCTTGAATGTACCCACAGGTGAGGGCTCCCACTTctgagaaacaggctcagagctAGTGAATCCTCAGGACTTGCCCAAGCTCTGTGCCTGGAGCCAGGAACCGCCGGCCAACATCCAGTATCCCTGAACCTAGCTCAACATCTCTCTGAGGTCACTTCCTGTCCAGCTCAGTAGCAGCATGATGTCACTTCCTGTCCTAGGAGGGTCTTTCTGTCACTTTCTCACCCTGGAACTAGCTCAGATACAGGGTTAAAGACACCCTGGTTGCGAAGTTGTGATGGTACTTTACCCCTCTGTTGGCTTGTTTTGATCTTTccattaataatgataatgacagAGACAAGATAATAACACGAGCCATTTATTGACACACTGGTCTGTGCTAGGTGCTTGGCCTACGTTATATAAATTCTGACGACAAGCCTTCAAGGCATGTCATACTGTGCCCGTTTTACAGATGACGGCTTGTCCAGCTGTCTGACACGGAAGCCCATGCTCCTTTCACGTTCCATGTGATGTCTCCCCCAGAACATCCCAGCCCCTGTGTTCCCTTTGCTCTAAGAGGTCAGGAGGctgagtctccctcccatctgccctgagagagaaaaatgcagGGAAAATAGCAATTCAGTTGCAGGGCACACACACCACCATGGCTTTGGGCTCTATCCTGGCTTTCCCTCTGTATCTTTGCTTGAGGTAAGCCTCGCCCTCCAGCCCACGCAGGTTTCCTGAACTGCAGGAGCAAAGCTCGGAGGAGATGAGCTCCTCCCACAAGCCCACCCCACCAAGGCAGCATCACAGGTGTGCAGACCCATGGGCAGGCTCTAACCACGCCCACCCCCAAAACAGCATTGCTGTAAACagcacttcctccctccctcctggagcctccctcccgcccctctctgactggcgggggcgggggggtcacCCTGTCTCACACACAACcttcagagaggaaagagaaaagcaaagcaagaCCAGTGGCTAGAGCTCAAGGGAGAAccagagaagcagggagaggagaCGCAAATTTCCTACAGTGACACAGCCCATAGGTGGTAGATGCTGGCAGTGGAGGAGGCGGTGGGCGCAGAGAGGCGGGGAGTGGCAGGGAAGGGGGCAGCTTCCTACCTGTGATATTGACCTCCACCTGGCCCGAGCGGGTGCCGATGGGGTTGGTGGCCTCACAGACGTAGGTTCCTGCCAGGCTGTAGTTGATAGGTCCCCTGAAGAAGAGAGTTCTGTTCTGGGCCTCCACACCCTTGGGGAGGGAGCCATTCAGCCTGCAGGGATTGGGAGACAAGGCAGAGGGTTATGACTCTCCAGCCCCGAGAAGCTGCCCCTGTGTCACCCACCTGACTTCAACACCATCAGCCCTTTGGCTGAGTTAATAGGCAGTATCTGTCTCGGAAGGGgtaaaaacaatcaaaaacaacAATCATTCAGTGTTTCACATTTGCTCATCACAGCACTGACAGGCAGACAGGACAGGCAGATACTGGTTCCACTTAACAGAAGAGAAACAAGGTTCAAGGCCAAGGAAACAGAGCTAGAAAGTGACAATTGGAGCTCTAGCCAGAGCTCTGGACTCTTGGCACAGTGTTCTTTCCACCACACTGGTTCCTTGGTTTCCTGGGTAGCTGGTTAATAGTCTGGGGTCCTAACCCCAAATCTACTAAAGCTGCAGCACTGGGGTCACTGCCTAGAATTTTAACAAGTTACTCAGGTAACGAGATGTGACCCACGTTTAGGAATTATGTTCCATTTCACCGTCTCATTTTCTTGCTGGGCATGTCACAGGTCTTTTTCACAGGGGGAGAGTCCTAGAAGGTTCCTGAACACAGGAgaccttttccttcctcctgatCCTTCATGCCACAAAACTATTATTCTGTTGGACCCGGAGCTGAACTTGGCAAGCAGGGCCCTGCCCACTCGCACCTCCGGAACTACTTCTGGTTCCAGGAAGTGGATGGTAACAAACAGTTAAGGTATGTCAGTGCCTTCTACTCCCTAGAAAAAGAACGTAGGCACGATCTGGGCAGCCGTATTCTGGCCACCCATGTCAACCTGCTTCCTAGCTTCCCCACGCCCCTGTCTTTCTGCTTTCTGTGTGTCCCATCCAGCTCTTCTCTGGGAGGAACCTTGGCTCAGGCCATCAGAGCTGGCTCGGGGTGGAGTGAGACTAGACCCTTTGAGGTCCAGGCCCAAAGACCACGAAGCCAAGAATGGGAGGATGGGCCTTGGGACGAGCACTCTATGAACACAGGCATTCTGGGCTGACTGCTGCCTCTTCCCTGAGAATCTGGGGGtgttggagagaaggaaaaggaacaaagaaagatcTGGGATCCTCCAGAAAGCCAGCTTCCCTGGGGACATCTCGATAAAAATAAATagtgggggctggggtgggagtgaCTCAAACTGAATCACCACAGCATTCTTTATTAGGGAGCAGAAGGAAGGCAGATcacaagggaagcccccctgGCAGAATGGTTTGTCCCACGGACCCTGATGCTGTCAAACAAGGGgctgtatgtgtgcgtgtgtgtgcgtgtctctcatggcccctctccccttctcaccGAGCACCTGAGCCTAGACCTTCATTTCCTCTCTGCCCAAGGTttctggaggtggggtgggtgggccTCCCTGTGACCAGCAAGGTTCCTGGCAAAGCGACCAGCCAGCCCCGCAGCACTTACGTGGTCCAGTGGTACTCGGTGGCTGGGGGGTTGGCATCAGCTTTGCACTTGAGCTTCACATCCATCCGCTGCAGGTACCAGTTCCCATCAAACCCCTCGATGGTCACCTCGGGCTCGTCTGTGGGACAAGAGGTGATGTTTGAAAAGGGTGAGGTCAGGAGAGCAGAACTTGGGTGAGGGAGGCTCTGATGGGGAGGGGATGGAAGGGGAAGTGACATGGAAACAGCAGGAAGAGGGGGTAGAATGACAGGGAGGGTGGAGGTCACGGACCCTCGGAGCAGAAACAGCAGGGGAATgaggaagggggaaagagagggtgggcaaagggggaagaggaggggaggacgAAGAACCcccagaaagagagagggaggaggaaggaaaagaggaaggataagggggtgagggaaggaggggtggggagagtgatGAGAGGTGAGAAGCGAAGGAGGGAGGGCTGGCGAGGGTGGGGATGGTGCGAGGGGACCACGGCGCCTGCCCCACCCCGGGAAACCCAGCCCCCCGACACTCTGCCCCGCTCACACTGCACATTGAGGGTGAGGCTTTCCCGGAAGCGGTCCATGTGGTAGTTGACGATGCAGGCAAGGGACTGCTGGTGGGCTTCCCGGCTGGGCACCAGGCGGTAGCGGCTGATGACGGTCACCGTGCCATTGGGGTTCCGGATCTCCTGGTACTCCGCCTCACCCTTCAGCCGCGTTTCCCAGGACACCACACTGGGAGGCTTCCCATTGGCCGAGGTGCAGGTGGCCACCAGGATCTTGTCATCCTGCCCCTTCCTGGCTCGAAGCACTGCCTGGGCGCCCTCTATCCAGTTGGTGGGTTTGGCTGCGGGGAACCAGAGACAGCCATGAGTCTGGCTCTGTTGCCTCATCAAGGACACACAGGCCAGGAGGGCAGGTACCTGCCAGGCCTTGCTTCAGGTCACCCTGGCCGTCCATGCCTGTCAGCTACGCTTCACCGAAGCCCCTCCCAGCACTTCTCACAGGGACCTCTTCGGGTCTAACCCGCAGCCTTCCTGCTCTAGTCTTTGTATCCCCTTTTGTCACATGGAAGTCTTCTTGGAGTCCTGCTGTGCTCAGGAGGCTCTCTCCCTTACCATGGCGTCTGCCTGCTTCCTGGCCACCTGGAAAGTGCCCCACGGTGGGGCTCCAACCTGAATACTGATCCTCAGCTCTGTCCAGGAGGCTCTCTCCCTTACCATGGCGTCTGCCTGCTTCCTGGCCACCTGGGAAGTGCCCCACGGTGGGGCTCCAACCTGAATACTGATCCTCAGCTCTGTCCACAGCGAAGGCCCAGCCCCCATCCCCAGTGAACTGAGACAGCCTGGTGAGAAGAGGCCAGAGGTGCCAAGCCCAGAGCACATGCCGACCCAAGGAGCGCATCTGGGGCCACTGAAGGTGGCCAAGCCCCCAGGCCACAGGCCCCACCCAAGCAGGGAGGAGCGGTCCGGTCAACTTACCCATCACTGTGAGGTTGAGCTGGCTCTCTCGATTGCCAGCAGGGAAGGTGGCAAACTCGCAGATGTAGACGCCCTCGTCCTCCAGCTCCAGGCGGGAAAGGCGAATGGTACCATCTGTGAAGGAGGGCCGTAGGAACTCCACGCGCTCGCGGTAGGGGGCCAGCACCGAGACGCCCATGGCCGGGTTGTAGATGGCCACGTTCTGCTTGGAGCCATTGGTGGCCTTCTGCCACGTGACCTGGGTGATCTTCACGCCGGGCAGCGGGTTGGCGAAGCTGCAGTGCAGCACCACGTCCGTGCCGATGAAACCGTACATGGAGTCGTTCACCTGGACCACCTGGGTGTGGGCGCCTGGTCGAGGGAGATGGCAG
This window encodes:
- the NECTIN1 gene encoding nectin-1 isoform X3, whose amino-acid sequence is MYGFIGTDVVLHCSFANPLPGVKITQVTWQKATNGSKQNVAIYNPAMGVSVLAPYRERVEFLRPSFTDGTIRLSRLELEDEGVYICEFATFPAGNRESQLNLTVMAKPTNWIEGAQAVLRARKGQDDKILVATCTSANGKPPSVVSWETRLKGEAEYQEIRNPNGTVTVISRYRLVPSREAHQQSLACIVNYHMDRFRESLTLNVQYEPEVTIEGFDGNWYLQRMDVKLKCKADANPPATEYHWTTLNGSLPKGVEAQNRTLFFRGPINYSLAGTYVCEATNPIGTRSGQVEVNITESLPCSRCRQHPTGSHTRPAPPLGGGTGLIGGPGFPRKFPYTPSPPEHGRRAGPVPTAIIGGVVGSIMLVLIVVGGIVVALRRRRHTFKGDYSTKKHVYGNGYSKAGIPQHHPPMAQNLQYPEDSDDEKKAAPLGGSSYEEEEEEEEGGGGERKAGGPHPKYDEDAKRPYFTVDEAEARQDGCYGDRTLGYQYDPEQLDLAENMVSQNDGSFISKKEWYV
- the NECTIN1 gene encoding nectin-1 isoform X2 is translated as MARMGLAGAAGLWWGLALGLTAFFLPGAHTQVVQVNDSMYGFIGTDVVLHCSFANPLPGVKITQVTWQKATNGSKQNVAIYNPAMGVSVLAPYRERVEFLRPSFTDGTIRLSRLELEDEGVYICEFATFPAGNRESQLNLTVMAKPTNWIEGAQAVLRARKGQDDKILVATCTSANGKPPSVVSWETRLKGEAEYQEIRNPNGTVTVISRYRLVPSREAHQQSLACIVNYHMDRFRESLTLNVQYEPEVTIEGFDGNWYLQRMDVKLKCKADANPPATEYHWTTLNGSLPKGVEAQNRTLFFRGPINYSLAGTYVCEATNPIGTRSGQVEVNITESLPCSRCRQHPTGSHTRPAPPLGGGTGLIGGPGFPRKFPYTPSPPEHGRRAGPVPTAIIGGVVGSIMLVLIVVGGIVVALRRRRHTFKGDYSTKKHVYGNGYSKAGIPQHHPPMAQNLQYPEDSDDEKKAAPLGGSSYEEEEEEEEGGGGERKAGGPHPKYDEDAKRPYFTVDEAEARQDGCYGDRTLGYQYDPEQLDLAENMVSQNDGSFISKKEWYV
- the NECTIN1 gene encoding nectin-1 isoform X1; its protein translation is MARMGLAGAAGLWWGLALGLTAFFLPGAHTQVVQVNDSMYGFIGTDVVLHCSFANPLPGVKITQVTWQKATNGSKQNVAIYNPAMGVSVLAPYRERVEFLRPSFTDGTIRLSRLELEDEGVYICEFATFPAGNRESQLNLTVMAKPTNWIEGAQAVLRARKGQDDKILVATCTSANGKPPSVVSWETRLKGEAEYQEIRNPNGTVTVISRYRLVPSREAHQQSLACIVNYHMDRFRESLTLNVQYEPEVTIEGFDGNWYLQRMDVKLKCKADANPPATEYHWTTLNGSLPKGVEAQNRTLFFRGPINYSLAGTYVCEATNPIGTRSGQVEVNITEFPYTPSPPEHGRRAGPVPTAIIGGVVGSIMLVLIVVGGIVVALRRRRHTFKGDYSTKKHVYGNGYSKAGIPQHHPPMAQNLQYPEDSDDEKKAAPLGGSSYEEEEEEEEGGGGERKAGGPHPKYDEDAKRPYFTVDEAEARQDGCYGDRTLGYQYDPEQLDLAENMVSQNDGSFISKKEWYV